In a single window of the Anaerotruncus rubiinfantis genome:
- a CDS encoding zinc-binding alcohol dehydrogenase family protein produces the protein MKYLKIDEPFKAQMREGEIPVPGEGEALLRLLYGGICGSDLGTYRGTMAYSSYPRVPGHEFSAEIVEVAENAYGLKKGMTVTANPYFNCGHCYSCQRGLVNCCTDNQTMGVQREGAFAEYITMPVERIYDGKGLPAKTLTLIEPFCISYHGIKRARVRPGKKVLVVGAGTIGVLAALSAKLFGGEVYICDVAPKKLEFAKTFGVDGVILNDGPDALAKAVEEITGANGFDVTVEAVGLPATFQNCIDAAAFGGQVVVIGIGKKPLEFQFSLIQKKELNLYGSRNAVKEDFMELIDIVKSGRVDLDRIVTNCYPFADAVKAFEDFDKHGDSMLKVILEF, from the coding sequence ATGAAATACCTGAAAATTGACGAGCCGTTCAAGGCCCAGATGCGGGAGGGGGAAATCCCTGTTCCGGGGGAGGGCGAAGCGCTCCTGAGGCTCCTTTACGGCGGGATCTGCGGCAGCGATCTGGGGACTTATCGCGGAACGATGGCATATTCCTCCTATCCACGCGTTCCGGGCCATGAGTTTTCCGCCGAGATCGTGGAGGTCGCGGAAAATGCTTATGGGCTAAAAAAAGGCATGACCGTCACCGCGAACCCCTACTTCAACTGCGGCCATTGCTATTCCTGCCAGCGCGGGCTGGTCAACTGCTGCACCGACAACCAGACGATGGGCGTGCAGCGGGAAGGCGCTTTCGCCGAATACATTACCATGCCCGTTGAGCGCATCTATGATGGCAAGGGGCTGCCCGCGAAAACCCTGACCCTGATCGAGCCTTTCTGCATCAGCTATCATGGCATCAAGCGCGCCCGGGTGCGCCCAGGCAAGAAGGTGCTGGTGGTCGGTGCGGGTACGATTGGCGTACTGGCCGCGCTTTCCGCGAAGCTGTTCGGCGGTGAGGTTTATATCTGCGATGTGGCGCCGAAAAAGCTGGAATTCGCAAAAACTTTCGGTGTCGACGGAGTCATCCTGAACGATGGCCCGGACGCGCTGGCCAAAGCGGTCGAGGAAATCACCGGCGCAAACGGCTTTGATGTGACCGTCGAGGCGGTCGGGCTGCCGGCGACCTTCCAGAACTGCATTGACGCGGCCGCGTTCGGCGGACAGGTCGTGGTGATCGGCATTGGCAAAAAGCCGCTGGAATTCCAATTTTCGCTTATCCAGAAAAAGGAACTCAACCTTTACGGTTCCCGCAACGCGGTCAAAGAGGACTTTATGGAGCTCATCGATATCGTAAAATCCGGTCGGGTTGACCTTGACCGGATCGTGACCAATTGCTATCCGTTCGCGGACGCGGTGAAAGCATTTGAAGATTTCGACAAGCATGGGGATTCGATGCTCAAGGTCATTCTGGAATTCTAA
- a CDS encoding sugar phosphate isomerase/epimerase family protein — protein sequence MKLAVTGKNQAGKFAPLVFRGSYDEMIPAAAQIGYDAMELHIHNSAELDRAALKKLFDENGITLSSIGTGSAYAEDHLSLSSDDPDSRRGAVERMKDHIVTAQDYDAVVIIGLIKGMIRDASSKEACMRHLSESLHELVDFAKAHKVVLVLEILNRYESDFLNTIAEGVEFIKDYDTDYLKLHIDTYHMNIEETHPGENIRAARGLIGHCHIADSDRWYAGHAHYDFKETVRALRDIGYDRALSVESFLFPNSEESARRSFETLKEACK from the coding sequence ATGAAACTTGCAGTCACAGGAAAGAACCAGGCCGGGAAGTTTGCGCCGCTTGTATTCCGCGGAAGCTACGACGAGATGATCCCGGCAGCGGCCCAAATCGGCTATGATGCCATGGAACTGCATATCCACAATTCGGCCGAGCTCGACCGTGCGGCGCTCAAAAAACTTTTTGACGAAAATGGAATCACCCTTTCCTCGATCGGGACCGGTTCGGCCTACGCCGAGGACCACCTGAGCCTTTCGAGCGACGACCCGGACAGCCGCCGCGGGGCGGTGGAACGGATGAAGGATCACATCGTCACCGCGCAGGACTACGACGCGGTCGTGATCATCGGGCTTATCAAGGGAATGATCCGGGACGCTTCCAGCAAAGAGGCCTGCATGCGGCATCTCTCCGAGAGCCTGCATGAGCTGGTGGATTTTGCCAAGGCGCATAAAGTTGTGCTGGTGCTGGAAATTCTCAACCGTTACGAGAGTGATTTTCTCAATACGATTGCGGAAGGCGTGGAATTTATCAAGGATTACGATACCGATTACCTCAAACTGCACATCGATACCTATCATATGAACATTGAAGAAACCCATCCAGGGGAAAATATCCGCGCCGCCAGGGGGCTCATCGGTCACTGTCATATCGCGGATAGCGATCGCTGGTATGCGGGTCACGCCCACTATGATTTCAAAGAAACGGTGCGGGCCCTGCGCGACATCGGCTACGACCGCGCGCTTTCGGTCGAATCGTTCCTATTCCCCAATTCCGAAGAGTCTGCAAGGCGTTCCTTTGAAACATTAAAGGAAGCGTGCAAATAA
- a CDS encoding UxaA family hydrolase: MDEQKGLLLISDEDSVAVALGELKAGESHMVAGKTLLLRDDIPFGHKAAVRRIAAGENVFKYGHVIGHAAVDIPEGAHVHTHNLKTNLEGVVDYSYRPDGAAPAKFGPRLEAAFQGYPRKDGRAGVRNEVWIIPTVGCVNRTAKILEKRARESFGDRVEGIYAFPHNMGCSQLGEDHLRTQRLLKGLVSHPNAGAVLVLSLGCENNNLDEFIPALGDYDPERVKFLVAQEAEDEYAAGMELLDQLTRYAAQAKREPIPVEKLVVGFKCGGSDAFSGITANGLCGRVNDLIVRHGGSTILTEVPEMFGAETLLMERAASREAFDETVGLINGFKGYFTRHHQTIYENPSPGNKKGGISTLEEKSLGCIQKGGRAPVVGVLDYGQPVQKNGLNLLTGPGNDAVSCTNLVTSGAQLLLFTTGRGNPFGSPVPTIKIASNSRLYARKQHWIDFNAGQVLEGVSFDTAARQLFDFLLEVASGARTTKNEDFEYKDISLFRDGVIL, translated from the coding sequence ATGGACGAACAGAAAGGGCTTTTGCTCATTTCGGACGAGGACAGCGTGGCGGTCGCGCTTGGGGAACTGAAGGCCGGGGAAAGCCACATGGTGGCGGGAAAGACGCTCCTGCTGCGGGACGACATCCCCTTTGGCCACAAGGCTGCGGTACGCCGCATCGCGGCTGGGGAAAACGTCTTCAAATACGGACATGTGATCGGGCATGCCGCCGTGGATATTCCCGAGGGTGCGCATGTTCACACGCACAATCTCAAAACCAATCTGGAAGGGGTTGTCGACTACAGCTACCGTCCGGACGGGGCGGCGCCTGCGAAATTTGGCCCCCGCCTGGAGGCGGCCTTCCAGGGGTATCCGCGCAAGGACGGCCGTGCCGGCGTGCGCAACGAGGTGTGGATCATCCCGACGGTTGGGTGCGTCAACCGTACCGCGAAGATTCTGGAAAAGCGGGCGCGGGAATCGTTCGGAGACCGTGTGGAGGGGATCTACGCTTTTCCACACAACATGGGGTGCAGCCAGCTTGGAGAGGACCATCTGCGCACGCAACGCCTTCTCAAGGGGCTTGTCAGCCATCCAAACGCGGGTGCCGTGCTGGTCCTGAGCCTGGGATGTGAAAACAACAATCTGGACGAATTTATTCCTGCGCTGGGGGATTACGACCCCGAACGGGTCAAATTCCTGGTTGCCCAGGAGGCGGAGGATGAATATGCCGCTGGCATGGAGCTGCTCGACCAACTTACTCGGTACGCAGCGCAGGCAAAGCGCGAACCGATCCCGGTGGAAAAGCTGGTGGTCGGCTTCAAATGCGGCGGTTCGGACGCGTTTTCCGGCATTACGGCGAACGGCCTGTGCGGCAGAGTGAACGACCTCATCGTCCGCCACGGCGGCAGCACCATCCTGACCGAGGTGCCGGAGATGTTCGGCGCGGAAACGCTGCTCATGGAGCGCGCAGCCAGCCGGGAGGCGTTTGATGAGACTGTTGGACTGATCAACGGCTTCAAGGGTTATTTTACCCGCCACCATCAAACCATCTACGAGAACCCGTCGCCCGGAAATAAAAAAGGGGGGATCTCAACCCTGGAAGAAAAATCCCTCGGCTGCATTCAGAAAGGCGGCCGGGCGCCGGTGGTGGGTGTGCTCGATTACGGACAGCCGGTTCAAAAAAATGGCCTTAACCTGCTGACCGGGCCGGGCAACGACGCCGTTTCCTGCACCAATCTGGTGACAAGCGGCGCACAGTTGCTGCTCTTCACGACCGGACGCGGCAATCCGTTTGGCTCCCCGGTGCCGACCATTAAAATCGCGTCCAACAGCCGCCTATATGCACGTAAACAGCACTGGATTGATTTCAATGCCGGGCAGGTTCTGGAAGGGGTTTCGTTCGACACAGCCGCGCGGCAGCTTTTTGATTTCCTTCTGGAAGTTGCGTCCGGGGCCCGCACCACTAAAAATGAGGACTTTGAATACAAGGATATTTCCCTTTTCCGCGACGGCGTGATTCTCTGA
- a CDS encoding TRAP transporter large permease — MNTLITASVIVLLLCLFMKVPVFISVLAGSGTYFLMSANVSSQILAQRFASGVESVPLLAVPFFVCAGVFMNYSGVTERIMAFCGALTGRMWGGLAQVNILLSTLMGGLSGSSLADAAMEAKMLVPEMEKKGMSKAFSTVVTAFSSTITPLIPPGIAMILYGSIANISIGQLFMTGIAVGLLMCVTMMILTTFIAHRRGYKPMRTDKIPVTEKLSAFKHAALPLCLPVIIIGGIRLGIFTPTEAGAIAILYSILLGFMYHRLNTRNMVEGMQETIVTTASIMLIVGAASAFAWVLTKERIPQMLTEWIVATVNNKYLFLILINIFLLIVGMFIEGNAATIVLVPLLVPMARAFGIHDIQFAFVFIFNMAIGSITPPMGTIMFVSCGVTGCKIRDFLREAVPYFIQMGVCLLLITFVPVVTTFMVDLFY; from the coding sequence TTGAATACCCTGATTACCGCATCCGTGATCGTTCTGCTGCTCTGCCTCTTTATGAAAGTGCCGGTATTCATTTCCGTGCTTGCCGGTTCCGGCACCTATTTTTTGATGTCGGCAAACGTTTCTTCCCAAATCCTTGCACAGCGGTTTGCTTCCGGCGTGGAAAGCGTCCCGCTGCTTGCGGTACCGTTTTTCGTCTGCGCTGGCGTCTTTATGAATTATTCCGGCGTCACCGAACGGATTATGGCCTTCTGCGGCGCGCTGACCGGCCGTATGTGGGGCGGGCTGGCACAGGTGAATATCCTGCTTTCCACCCTGATGGGAGGCCTTTCCGGATCAAGCTTGGCGGACGCCGCGATGGAGGCGAAGATGCTCGTCCCGGAGATGGAGAAAAAGGGCATGAGCAAAGCGTTTTCCACCGTTGTCACCGCGTTTTCCTCTACGATCACTCCGCTCATTCCCCCTGGAATCGCGATGATCCTCTACGGCTCAATTGCGAATATCTCGATCGGGCAGCTATTTATGACCGGCATCGCGGTCGGGCTGCTCATGTGTGTAACCATGATGATCCTGACCACCTTTATCGCGCACCGCCGCGGTTACAAGCCGATGCGTACCGATAAAATCCCGGTCACCGAAAAGCTCAGCGCCTTCAAGCACGCGGCTCTGCCGCTCTGCCTGCCGGTTATCATCATCGGCGGCATCCGTCTGGGCATCTTCACCCCGACCGAGGCTGGTGCGATTGCGATCCTCTATTCAATCCTGCTGGGCTTTATGTACCACCGTCTCAACACCAGAAATATGGTGGAAGGCATGCAGGAAACGATTGTAACCACCGCTTCGATCATGCTGATCGTTGGGGCGGCCTCTGCGTTCGCATGGGTGCTCACCAAGGAGCGCATCCCGCAGATGCTCACCGAATGGATTGTCGCTACCGTCAATAACAAGTACCTGTTCCTGATCCTGATCAACATCTTCCTGCTGATCGTCGGCATGTTCATCGAAGGCAACGCGGCGACCATCGTTCTGGTTCCGCTGCTGGTACCGATGGCGCGGGCATTTGGAATCCACGATATCCAGTTTGCGTTTGTATTCATCTTCAACATGGCGATCGGCTCGATTACGCCGCCGATGGGCACCATCATGTTCGTCAGCTGCGGCGTCACCGGATGTAAGATTCGGGACTTTCTGCGGGAAGCGGTTCCCTATTTCATACAGATGGGCGTCTGTCTGCTGCTGATCACCTTCGTGCCGGTTGTTACCACCTTTATGGTCGATCTATTTTATTGA
- a CDS encoding C4-dicarboxylate TRAP transporter substrate-binding protein: MKRILTAVLASAMLVTSLAACGGENSASSAAPASSTAPASQTSGSEPAGEAAQIDAPAVTIDVGFGPTIDMPYGIAHEYWAKTISERSGGNMTMNVFPSDQLGSTKDTIDQCLTGDAVVTSTDVSYFADLGVKDLMIIQAPYLCETWEQMDKIFASDWFKEQEALLEEKGIKVLAANWRYGDRHTITKNKVEHPADIKGMKIRVPQATAFVKGFEAIGASPTPMALGDVYTALQQGTIDGLENPLPTIYGNKYQEVAKYLLLDAHMKTINIQVCGIDFFNTLSPEQQALLVETAVDAGEYQNELAAAKDAELLAAFEAEGCTITEIDYNEWKEAAKSFYDMPEFADWTPGLYDRIQEIMNA, from the coding sequence ATGAAAAGAATCCTTACAGCAGTCTTGGCCTCCGCAATGCTTGTCACTTCATTGGCCGCCTGCGGCGGTGAGAATTCCGCCAGCAGCGCCGCCCCGGCTTCAAGCACGGCGCCCGCTTCCCAAACGTCAGGCTCCGAGCCTGCCGGCGAAGCCGCGCAGATTGACGCGCCTGCGGTCACCATTGACGTCGGCTTCGGCCCGACCATCGACATGCCCTACGGCATCGCGCATGAATACTGGGCAAAAACCATTTCCGAGCGCAGCGGCGGCAACATGACCATGAACGTTTTCCCGTCTGACCAGCTCGGCTCCACCAAGGACACCATTGACCAGTGCCTCACTGGCGACGCGGTCGTCACCTCCACCGACGTTTCCTATTTCGCGGACCTGGGCGTCAAGGACCTGATGATCATCCAGGCGCCGTATCTCTGCGAGACCTGGGAACAGATGGACAAGATCTTTGCAAGCGACTGGTTCAAAGAGCAGGAAGCGCTGCTTGAAGAGAAAGGCATTAAGGTATTGGCGGCAAACTGGCGTTACGGCGACCGCCACACCATCACCAAGAACAAGGTCGAACATCCCGCCGATATCAAAGGCATGAAGATCCGCGTCCCGCAGGCCACCGCATTCGTCAAAGGCTTTGAAGCGATTGGCGCATCCCCCACGCCTATGGCGCTGGGCGACGTTTACACCGCGCTGCAGCAGGGCACCATCGACGGCCTGGAGAATCCGCTGCCGACCATCTACGGCAACAAATATCAGGAAGTTGCGAAATACCTTCTGCTCGACGCCCACATGAAGACGATCAACATCCAGGTTTGCGGCATTGATTTCTTCAATACCCTTTCCCCAGAACAGCAGGCGCTGCTGGTTGAAACCGCTGTGGACGCGGGCGAATACCAAAACGAGCTGGCCGCCGCAAAGGATGCCGAACTGCTTGCGGCGTTCGAGGCGGAAGGCTGCACCATCACCGAGATCGATTATAACGAATGGAAAGAAGCCGCAAAAAGTTTCTATGACATGCCGGAATTTGCCGATTGGACCCCTGGCCTTTACGACCGGATCCAGGAGATCATGAACGCCTGA
- a CDS encoding TRAP transporter small permease: MKEKSLRSTLWHFDFALSGLALTALIILTSVGVVARYFLHEPITWLEEVQMMLIVWTTFMGGSVAFRLKGHVAIEVVVELFPKPVQKVLRYIVFFFVLIVLAAVTREGINLMDQLIRTTRVTSMLHIPYALIYSAMPIGCVLMGINFILTEGKELFLQKKSEKKEAE; the protein is encoded by the coding sequence TTGAAAGAGAAAAGCCTGCGGTCCACCTTGTGGCATTTTGATTTTGCCCTATCCGGACTGGCATTGACCGCGCTGATTATCCTCACAAGCGTTGGTGTTGTCGCGCGGTATTTCCTGCATGAGCCGATCACCTGGCTGGAGGAGGTTCAGATGATGCTGATCGTCTGGACCACCTTTATGGGCGGCAGCGTCGCTTTCCGGCTCAAAGGACATGTGGCGATCGAAGTTGTGGTTGAACTGTTCCCCAAACCTGTGCAGAAGGTTCTGCGCTACATCGTATTTTTCTTTGTCCTTATCGTGCTTGCCGCGGTTACACGGGAAGGGATCAACCTGATGGATCAGCTGATCCGGACCACTCGCGTCACCAGCATGCTGCATATCCCTTATGCGCTCATCTATTCGGCCATGCCGATCGGGTGTGTGCTGATGGGCATCAATTTTATCCTGACCGAAGGAAAAGAACTGTTCCTGCAAAAAAAATCCGAAAAAAAGGAGGCGGAGTGA
- a CDS encoding SDR family NAD(P)-dependent oxidoreductase — MNSTEFVNSLFNLEGHVGIVTGASRGIGAGIARIISQAGATVYDLDVGEPADEEQFNEKVRFVKVDLTDRAACKKVIEEIVAKEGQLDFLINNAGITHKQRAEEFDMDRYKKIQDINLETLFELCRMCYPYLKQSKYIGRILSISSMGAHMGFNGVVPYCITKSGVLGLTRGLATEWAHDNILVNSVAPGWVLTKLNADMFEKNPDRKEAAWRKFPMDRFGTPEDIGNMMLFLLSGASTYLTGQDFAVDGGALAYGF, encoded by the coding sequence ATGAACAGCACAGAATTTGTCAACAGCCTGTTTAACCTGGAAGGCCATGTCGGAATTGTGACCGGCGCGTCCCGCGGAATCGGCGCGGGGATTGCCCGCATCATCAGCCAGGCCGGCGCGACCGTCTATGATCTCGATGTCGGAGAACCCGCGGATGAAGAACAATTCAATGAAAAGGTCCGCTTTGTGAAGGTCGATCTCACCGACCGCGCAGCTTGTAAAAAAGTGATCGAGGAAATTGTCGCAAAGGAAGGCCAGCTAGATTTTCTCATCAACAATGCGGGCATCACACATAAGCAGCGCGCAGAGGAATTTGACATGGACCGCTATAAAAAAATCCAGGACATCAACCTGGAAACCCTGTTCGAGCTTTGCCGGATGTGTTATCCTTACCTCAAACAGTCCAAATACATCGGACGGATTCTGAGCATCTCCTCTATGGGCGCGCATATGGGATTTAACGGCGTTGTGCCTTACTGCATCACCAAATCCGGCGTGCTGGGCCTTACCCGCGGGCTGGCCACGGAATGGGCCCATGACAATATCCTCGTCAACAGCGTAGCGCCAGGCTGGGTGCTGACCAAGCTCAATGCCGATATGTTTGAAAAGAACCCTGACCGAAAGGAAGCCGCATGGCGCAAGTTCCCGATGGACCGTTTTGGCACGCCGGAGGACATCGGAAATATGATGCTGTTTTTGCTTTCCGGCGCTTCCACCTATCTGACCGGACAGGACTTTGCGGTTGACGGCGGCGCGCTCGCCTACGGATTCTAA
- a CDS encoding MurR/RpiR family transcriptional regulator, whose translation MDGSAQTPEYIARIHLHYNKLRGTEQKLADYLLERNVDEALNDSVKQLAQNAQVSVASVVRFCQELGYSGYAEFKLMTRQVGFLPTVGNIALDGDMSAAQLKKNICDFASVSIQKCDQSIDDAQLEAAINVIRSAKRLMVCGIGTSAGIAVAAANTFMNLDIPSFPLSEELLMLRTVSMLNSGDVVLAITNCGYVKAIVDALKLAKGAGATTILITGEEQSLAQKYTDYVLRASTYGNPNVLDMLTVTSCQLITIQILQAGCLARSDTAVLERVRKNAKLAEMTRYATSVQTVKKARVKY comes from the coding sequence ATGGACGGCTCAGCTCAAACCCCCGAATACATCGCCCGGATTCATCTGCATTATAATAAGCTGCGCGGCACCGAGCAGAAACTTGCCGACTACCTGCTGGAACGCAACGTGGACGAAGCGCTCAACGACAGCGTCAAACAGCTTGCGCAGAACGCTCAGGTCAGCGTGGCCTCGGTGGTGCGTTTCTGCCAGGAGCTTGGTTACTCGGGCTACGCGGAATTCAAGCTGATGACCCGCCAGGTGGGCTTTCTGCCCACGGTGGGCAATATTGCGCTGGATGGAGACATGTCCGCCGCACAGCTCAAAAAAAACATCTGTGATTTTGCCAGTGTCAGCATTCAGAAATGCGACCAGAGCATCGACGACGCTCAGCTGGAGGCGGCCATCAATGTCATACGCAGCGCCAAGCGTCTGATGGTCTGCGGCATCGGCACCTCGGCAGGCATCGCAGTGGCCGCGGCCAACACCTTCATGAACCTGGATATCCCGAGTTTCCCGTTGTCGGAAGAGCTGCTCATGCTGCGCACCGTTTCGATGCTGAACAGCGGCGACGTGGTACTCGCGATCACCAACTGCGGATATGTAAAAGCGATTGTGGATGCCTTAAAGCTGGCCAAAGGCGCAGGCGCCACAACCATCCTTATCACTGGAGAGGAACAGTCCCTTGCGCAGAAATATACGGATTATGTGCTGCGCGCCAGCACATACGGCAATCCCAATGTCCTGGATATGCTGACGGTCACTTCCTGTCAGCTCATCACCATCCAGATTCTACAGGCGGGCTGTCTTGCGCGCAGCGATACAGCGGTGCTGGAGCGGGTGCGCAAAAATGCAAAGCTCGCGGAGATGACCCGTTACGCCACCTCTGTGCAGACGGTGAAAAAAGCCCGTGTGAAATACTGA
- a CDS encoding GntR family transcriptional regulator encodes MTSGKTDLAYAEIKKKILSGALPPLSDISEDALQKELEISRTPIREAVQRLQKEGFVYIYPRKGTIVSEVTPDLVHEIYQMRELNEPAIACEACKRIQRDWLLIRRNAFANPPEGLTEQELIQYFIEYDSELHMSLLDYCNNRFLRNIMTIVYDHSQRLRIKTSRPTHKEQDNATQEHIDIIDALLSQDQERVRNAVLEHIRSSRKISIGYYKFQEILETF; translated from the coding sequence ATGACGAGCGGCAAAACAGACTTGGCTTATGCGGAGATCAAAAAGAAAATACTGAGCGGAGCTCTCCCGCCCTTGAGCGACATTTCCGAAGATGCCCTGCAAAAGGAGCTGGAGATCAGCCGCACCCCCATACGGGAAGCGGTTCAGCGCCTGCAGAAGGAAGGGTTTGTCTATATCTATCCGCGCAAGGGGACGATCGTCAGCGAGGTTACCCCGGATCTGGTGCATGAAATCTACCAGATGCGTGAACTGAATGAACCGGCCATTGCCTGCGAAGCTTGCAAGCGGATTCAGCGCGACTGGCTGCTGATCCGGCGCAATGCTTTCGCCAATCCGCCGGAAGGGCTGACCGAACAGGAGCTGATCCAGTATTTCATTGAATACGACAGCGAACTGCATATGAGCCTGCTGGATTACTGCAACAACCGTTTTCTGCGCAATATCATGACGATCGTTTATGACCACAGCCAGAGACTGCGTATCAAAACATCCCGGCCGACTCATAAAGAGCAGGATAATGCAACTCAGGAACATATCGACATTATCGACGCGTTGCTTTCACAGGATCAGGAGCGGGTACGCAACGCTGTGCTGGAACATATCCGCAGTTCCCGCAAGATTTCGATTGGGTACTATAAATTTCAGGAGATTCTGGAGACTTTTTAA
- a CDS encoding zinc-dependent alcohol dehydrogenase, producing MKALQVFAPNEMRLVETEIPAIKHDTQVLVRITAAGICGSDVHILHGSHPYVTYPRIIGHEGCGIVEKTGAAVADLKVGDGVVIEPIRGCGRCYACRHGKYNICPDIVVAGVHEDGTFAEYMVVDRSQLHKYDPSLTPVQAAVAEPYTVGAQANYRADTLPGDLVLVHGAGPIGLIVCDIAHTRGATVIVSEVNEKRLGMAPCFGAKYTVNPMKEDLGARVMEISGGEGANVIFEASGVPKLTEQSIGLLSPGGRFVPMTFGAQPIPVNFMPVNKNEITIAGTRNQNGKFPDIVASLPGRIDRIDRLVTHVFPITEYQKAFDTLADRDSGACKVVLTF from the coding sequence GTGAAGGCTTTACAGGTTTTCGCACCGAATGAGATGCGTTTGGTCGAAACGGAAATCCCGGCGATCAAACACGACACCCAGGTGCTGGTCCGGATCACAGCGGCCGGGATCTGCGGTTCGGATGTACATATCCTGCACGGTTCGCATCCCTATGTCACCTATCCCCGCATCATTGGCCATGAGGGCTGCGGCATCGTTGAGAAAACCGGCGCGGCGGTTGCCGATCTCAAAGTGGGTGACGGGGTGGTCATCGAACCGATCCGCGGCTGCGGCAGATGTTATGCCTGCCGCCACGGAAAATATAATATCTGCCCGGACATCGTGGTCGCGGGCGTGCATGAGGACGGAACCTTTGCGGAATATATGGTGGTTGACCGCAGCCAGCTGCACAAATACGATCCCAGCCTAACGCCGGTGCAGGCGGCGGTCGCCGAGCCCTATACCGTTGGCGCGCAGGCCAACTACCGTGCGGACACCTTGCCGGGTGACCTCGTACTGGTGCATGGAGCCGGCCCAATCGGGCTCATTGTCTGCGACATCGCACATACGCGCGGCGCGACAGTCATCGTTTCAGAGGTCAATGAGAAGCGGCTCGGGATGGCCCCCTGTTTCGGTGCAAAATATACGGTCAACCCCATGAAAGAGGACCTGGGCGCACGCGTCATGGAGATTTCCGGCGGAGAAGGCGCAAACGTCATCTTCGAGGCCTCCGGCGTCCCCAAGCTTACCGAACAGTCGATCGGGCTGCTTTCTCCCGGCGGGCGGTTTGTGCCGATGACCTTTGGCGCGCAGCCAATTCCTGTAAATTTCATGCCGGTCAACAAGAATGAGATCACCATCGCGGGCACTCGTAACCAGAATGGGAAATTTCCGGATATTGTCGCATCGCTTCCGGGCAGAATCGATCGGATTGACCGGCTGGTCACCCATGTGTTCCCGATCACAGAATATCAAAAGGCGTTTGACACGCTGGCCGACAGGGACAGCGGCGCCTGTAAGGTTGTCCTTACGTTTTGA
- a CDS encoding mandelate racemase/muconate lactonizing enzyme family protein yields the protein MKHSIKDVKIYSAVSTLTKPIADSTHTISKIAFYVLEVELESGVTGQGYLLSFHYSPGAIEGALKDLKKFVLEHGYQAYETVKVKMDYDKEAEYFGHEGIQKWAIATLNVAMWDAWGKTLGTPVHKILGASVQKIPVYGSGGWISYSDEELLEEVLDYKSRGFTAVKIKVGSKDGVAHDLHRLKKCREALGDGVKIMMDANQGMDVPTALELAEKARGIGIQWFEEPVVHNDFAGYELLRSKCGIALAMGEREYNCEALKALIARNALDMWQPDLIRIGGVEEWRNSVALANAYGIPALPHYYKDYDVPLLCTVPKVYGAESFDWIDGIIDNTMRIENGYAYPREGAGWGFTFKEEFLKEVK from the coding sequence ATGAAACACAGCATCAAAGACGTAAAGATCTACAGCGCGGTTTCCACCCTCACCAAGCCGATCGCAGATTCCACCCATACGATCAGCAAAATCGCATTCTATGTGCTGGAAGTCGAGCTCGAGAGCGGCGTGACAGGACAGGGTTATCTGCTTTCGTTCCACTATTCCCCCGGTGCGATCGAGGGAGCGCTCAAAGACCTTAAAAAATTTGTGCTGGAGCACGGTTATCAGGCCTATGAGACGGTAAAGGTCAAAATGGACTACGACAAGGAAGCGGAATATTTCGGCCATGAAGGAATCCAAAAATGGGCGATCGCAACATTGAACGTCGCCATGTGGGACGCCTGGGGCAAAACGCTCGGCACGCCGGTTCATAAAATCCTCGGGGCCAGCGTGCAGAAGATCCCGGTTTACGGCAGCGGCGGCTGGATCTCCTATTCGGACGAGGAGCTGCTCGAAGAGGTGCTTGATTATAAATCCCGCGGATTCACCGCTGTGAAGATCAAGGTCGGCTCGAAGGACGGCGTTGCTCACGACCTGCACCGTCTCAAAAAGTGCCGTGAGGCGCTGGGTGACGGTGTGAAGATTATGATGGACGCAAATCAGGGCATGGATGTCCCGACCGCGCTGGAACTGGCGGAAAAAGCCCGCGGCATCGGTATCCAGTGGTTCGAGGAGCCGGTTGTGCACAACGACTTCGCCGGATACGAGCTGCTGCGCAGCAAATGCGGCATTGCGCTTGCCATGGGCGAACGCGAATATAACTGCGAGGCGCTCAAGGCGCTGATTGCCCGCAACGCCCTCGATATGTGGCAGCCCGATCTGATCCGCATCGGCGGCGTGGAAGAATGGCGCAACTCGGTCGCGCTGGCCAACGCTTATGGCATCCCGGCGCTGCCGCACTACTACAAGGATTACGACGTGCCGCTGCTCTGCACCGTCCCGAAAGTCTACGGCGCTGAGTCGTTCGACTGGATCGACGGCATCATCGACAATACCATGCGGATCGAAAACGGTTACGCTTATCCCCGCGAAGGCGCGGGCTGGGGCTTTACCTTTAAGGAAGAGTTCCTGAAGGAGGTCAAATAA